The Toxorhynchites rutilus septentrionalis strain SRP chromosome 3, ASM2978413v1, whole genome shotgun sequence genome includes a region encoding these proteins:
- the LOC129780234 gene encoding uncharacterized protein LOC129780234: MNRPVNTVVMKPNIHSPTSEAVAPQNDHPEAVHSSRNYNMEAYLSDVLSTRYDQTTHLLFQGPEGYNTNQHRQLAKADSLTLQDMAECKSDFPEKDYSDENDKKADAKRVSQQNLNGRDLTSHSGNKIATESLVRIKLNIIEQIDLAIAQFESKQVDRPPIGGAGGDRCTKMVQFPDVMISKTDSFTQTKSNIRLKLLSEIETILKRLKDIELLE; the protein is encoded by the exons ATGAAT CGCCCAGTGAATACTGTTGTCATGAAACCGAACATCCACTCACCAACATCCGAAGCGGTTGCTCCACAAAATGATCATCCAGAAGCTGTCCATTCCAGCAGAAATTACAACATGGAAGCGTATCTGTCCGATGTGCTCTCGACAAGATATGATCAAACGACACACTTGTTGTTTCAAGGGCCAGAAGGGTACAATACCAATCAACACAGACAGCTGGCTAAAGCAGATAGTTTGACTTTGCAAGATATGGCCGAATGCAAATCAGATTTTCCAGAGAAGGACTACTCAGATGAAAACGATAAAAAGGCGGACGCGAAGCGTGTATCCCAGCAGAACCTCAATGGACGAGATCTAACCTCACACTCGGGGAACAAAATCGCAACGGAATCACTAGTGCGGATTAAGCTGAATATCATCGAACAAATTGACCTAGCCATTGCGCAATTCGAGTCGAAACAAGTCGACCGACCTCCAATTGGTGGAGCTGGTGGTGATAGGTGTAcgaaaatggttcaatttcCGGATGTGATGATCTCGAAAACGGATTCATTTACACAAACCAAAAGCAACATCAGATTGAAATTATTGAGTGAAATTGAAACGATTTTGAAGCGATTGAAAGATATTGAGCTGCTGGAGTGA